In one window of Posidoniimonas corsicana DNA:
- a CDS encoding alpha/beta hydrolase-fold protein, which produces MDDTARHRVPPAARPRSCRPQPGQPRWFGLWVAAAALLWASPAPAQQDGATASNSAPASESATAANTATAPPSPDDAAKPAPAAAAPEQPGTAPNPEPIVLREYTVLPKVGDYRRTIISRDPIDALIVSGEWRIPQPGDKVTAADGKEAAWRSVETAVDGVLATKETRGGYAVATVTLDQDRVMVLEAQKHAAVRVNGGWLAGDPYGHGWLRLPVQLEAGDNELLFHMAQPGFQARLVAPPADAYFIPENATLPDFVRGQSEERWAAVPVVNATGQTLAGAELLLSLDGGEEIAAPLPSIPPLSAYKAPIRLPAPAADNQAGHTLRLSLKLPGADDQSPAPEATLRILSTAPDEAHVRTFVSKIDGGVQPYTLLPAADSTDQEEPPGVILALHSEGVDHRKFADNYLAKPWAHIVAPSNRGEYGFDWEDWGATDAMEALADAQARLPHDPRRVYCTGHSMGGHGAWRLGVVHPDRFAAVGASAGWLSLWSYGGGMPVYEDPTPVEAMLLRAASSSDTLSQLNNLGGLGVYVLHGDRDSHVGVSQSRFMRTRLGEFHPDFAYFERKGAGNWWGAACCDWPAMMEFFRGRSLPEAGQTRRVDFATPDLGLAANCHWARIETQDAQGEPSEVSIRLLKESRAFIGATENVRRLSLDPSGLDGDRPVRVKLDGGRAFSARPSAGGRIWLSRDDDTGRWSQIANPPVGGKSPTRHGGFKSAFDNNAILIYSTGGSDEENAWSLAKARYDAQSFWCRGNGALQVVADKDFDAARQPNRNVVLYGNADTNLAWPALLSTSPVRVRGGKIVLGGKGQDRAEDDAGLAALFVRPRPRSNTATVGVVAGADLAGMRLTDRIRYFHSGVGLPDITILGPESPAEGDYGVRAVGYFGHDWSVDSGDIAWRDTAL; this is translated from the coding sequence ATGGACGATACAGCCCGCCATCGGGTTCCCCCGGCAGCACGGCCCAGGTCTTGCCGCCCCCAACCTGGCCAGCCACGGTGGTTCGGCCTCTGGGTCGCCGCCGCGGCGCTGCTCTGGGCATCGCCGGCGCCGGCGCAGCAGGACGGCGCCACCGCCAGCAACAGCGCCCCAGCGAGCGAGAGCGCCACGGCCGCCAACACGGCCACCGCGCCCCCCAGCCCTGACGACGCGGCCAAGCCCGCGCCCGCTGCGGCAGCGCCCGAACAACCGGGCACGGCGCCCAATCCCGAGCCGATCGTCCTCCGCGAGTACACGGTCCTCCCGAAGGTGGGCGACTACCGGCGGACCATCATTTCACGCGACCCGATCGACGCGCTGATCGTCAGCGGCGAGTGGAGGATTCCCCAGCCCGGCGACAAGGTGACCGCGGCCGACGGCAAAGAAGCCGCCTGGCGATCAGTCGAGACCGCCGTCGACGGCGTGCTCGCGACCAAGGAGACCCGCGGCGGCTACGCCGTGGCCACCGTCACGCTCGACCAGGACCGGGTGATGGTCCTGGAGGCCCAGAAGCACGCCGCGGTCCGCGTGAACGGCGGCTGGCTCGCCGGCGACCCCTACGGCCACGGCTGGCTGCGGCTTCCGGTGCAGCTCGAGGCGGGCGACAACGAGCTGCTGTTCCACATGGCGCAGCCCGGCTTCCAGGCCCGCCTGGTCGCCCCACCGGCCGACGCTTACTTCATCCCAGAGAACGCCACCCTGCCCGATTTTGTGCGTGGCCAATCAGAAGAACGCTGGGCGGCCGTGCCGGTCGTCAACGCCACGGGCCAGACGCTCGCCGGCGCCGAGCTGCTACTCTCGCTCGATGGCGGCGAAGAGATCGCCGCCCCGCTCCCCAGCATCCCGCCGCTCTCGGCCTACAAGGCGCCGATCCGCCTGCCGGCGCCGGCCGCCGACAACCAGGCCGGGCACACGCTGCGGCTCTCGCTCAAGCTCCCCGGCGCCGACGACCAGTCGCCCGCGCCCGAGGCGACCCTGCGGATCCTCTCCACCGCGCCGGACGAGGCCCACGTGCGGACCTTCGTCAGCAAGATCGACGGCGGCGTGCAGCCCTACACGCTGCTGCCGGCCGCCGACTCGACCGACCAAGAAGAACCGCCGGGCGTGATCCTCGCGCTGCACAGCGAGGGCGTCGACCACCGCAAGTTCGCCGACAACTACCTCGCCAAGCCGTGGGCCCACATCGTCGCGCCCAGCAACCGGGGCGAGTACGGCTTCGACTGGGAGGACTGGGGCGCGACCGACGCCATGGAGGCCCTGGCCGACGCGCAGGCCCGCCTGCCGCACGACCCGCGGCGGGTGTACTGCACGGGGCACTCGATGGGCGGCCACGGCGCGTGGCGGCTGGGCGTGGTCCACCCCGACCGCTTCGCCGCGGTCGGCGCCAGCGCGGGCTGGCTCAGCCTGTGGAGCTACGGCGGCGGCATGCCCGTCTATGAGGACCCGACGCCGGTCGAGGCGATGCTGCTCCGCGCCGCCTCGTCCAGCGACACCCTCAGCCAGCTCAACAACCTCGGCGGCCTGGGCGTGTACGTGCTGCACGGCGACCGCGACAGCCACGTCGGCGTGTCGCAGAGCCGGTTCATGCGGACGCGGCTGGGCGAGTTCCACCCGGACTTCGCCTACTTCGAGCGGAAGGGCGCGGGCAACTGGTGGGGCGCCGCCTGCTGCGACTGGCCGGCGATGATGGAGTTCTTCCGCGGCCGGTCGCTGCCCGAAGCGGGCCAGACGCGGCGCGTCGACTTCGCCACGCCCGACCTCGGCCTCGCCGCCAACTGCCACTGGGCCCGCATCGAAACCCAGGACGCGCAGGGCGAGCCTTCGGAGGTCTCGATCCGGCTGCTCAAGGAGTCCCGCGCGTTTATCGGCGCGACCGAGAACGTGCGTCGGCTGTCGCTCGACCCGTCCGGCCTGGACGGCGACCGGCCGGTCCGCGTCAAGCTGGACGGCGGCCGCGCGTTCTCGGCCAGGCCGTCCGCCGGCGGCCGCATCTGGCTCTCCCGCGACGACGACACCGGCCGGTGGTCGCAGATCGCCAACCCGCCGGTCGGCGGCAAGAGCCCCACGCGTCACGGCGGGTTCAAGTCGGCGTTCGACAACAACGCCATCCTGATCTACTCGACCGGCGGCTCCGACGAGGAGAACGCGTGGTCGCTCGCCAAGGCGAGGTACGACGCGCAGTCGTTCTGGTGCCGCGGCAACGGCGCGCTGCAGGTGGTGGCCGACAAGGACTTCGACGCCGCCCGCCAGCCGAACCGCAACGTGGTGCTGTACGGCAACGCCGACACCAACCTGGCCTGGCCGGCGCTGCTGTCGACGTCGCCGGTGCGGGTCCGCGGCGGCAAGATCGTGCTCGGCGGCAAGGGCCAGGACCGCGCCGAGGACGACGCCGGCCTCGCCGCGTTGTTCGTCCGCCCCCGCCCCCGCAGCAACACCGCCACGGTCGGCGTGGTCGCCGGCGCCGACCTGGCCGGCATGCGACTGACCGACCGCATCCGCTACTTCCATTCCGGCGTGGGCCTGCCCGACATCACGATCCTGGGCCCCGAGTCCCCCGCCGAGGGCGACTACGGCGTGCGCGCAGTTGGCTACTTCGGCCACGACTGGAGCGTCGACTCCGGCGACATCGCCTGGCGCGACACGGCGCTGTAG
- a CDS encoding type II secretion system F family protein: MPDSLNNPISSGWSDDPAARMALWMDQRLPLPQMLRALAEDHGGRAAPGLRAMADRAEAGDDLAEAFRATSGQLPRELRRQLAVAAESGNLRTAIPAAAGARVTGRGLATEGLAILGYPAAVAAAVALILLLFSLFLIPQFESIFSDFGLDLPALTEVVIAGSRVLPVALAVTACLLVAAAVLWRVPVVDRWLHWLATAVPLFGRLWSCFGHQSFSQLLAAYTAAGMQGADALRAAAAGLSDQNLAHAARTVAARCEAGAGMGEAMAHSRHFERSLSSLVQWGEQHGDLPAALAEAAAGYQSQMQNLLTLVRRVTPPALFTVVAGTVLVMVVSLFLPLVSLIQNLA; this comes from the coding sequence ATGCCCGACAGCCTCAACAACCCGATCTCCTCCGGCTGGTCCGACGACCCCGCCGCGCGGATGGCGCTGTGGATGGACCAGCGGCTGCCGCTGCCGCAGATGCTGCGGGCGCTGGCCGAGGACCACGGCGGCCGCGCCGCGCCCGGCCTGCGGGCGATGGCCGACCGGGCCGAGGCGGGCGACGACTTGGCCGAGGCGTTCCGCGCAACCAGCGGTCAGCTGCCCCGTGAGCTGCGGCGTCAGCTCGCGGTGGCGGCCGAGTCCGGCAACCTCCGGACCGCCATCCCGGCCGCGGCCGGCGCGCGCGTCACCGGCCGCGGGCTGGCGACCGAAGGGCTCGCGATCCTGGGGTACCCGGCGGCGGTGGCGGCAGCGGTCGCGTTGATCCTGCTGCTGTTCTCGCTGTTCCTGATCCCTCAGTTCGAATCCATCTTCTCCGACTTCGGCCTCGACCTGCCGGCCCTGACCGAGGTGGTGATCGCCGGATCACGGGTGCTGCCCGTCGCATTGGCCGTGACGGCCTGCTTGCTGGTCGCGGCCGCGGTGCTGTGGCGGGTCCCGGTTGTGGATCGGTGGCTCCACTGGCTGGCCACGGCCGTGCCGCTGTTCGGCCGGCTGTGGAGCTGCTTCGGACACCAGTCGTTCTCGCAGCTGCTGGCCGCGTACACGGCGGCCGGCATGCAGGGCGCCGACGCGCTGCGGGCGGCTGCCGCGGGGCTCTCCGACCAGAACCTGGCGCACGCGGCCCGCACGGTCGCAGCCCGCTGCGAGGCGGGCGCCGGCATGGGCGAGGCGATGGCCCACAGCCGGCACTTCGAGCGCTCGCTGTCGTCCCTGGTTCAGTGGGGCGAGCAGCACGGCGACCTGCCGGCCGCGCTTGCCGAGGCCGCCGCCGGCTACCAATCGCAGATGCAGAACCTGCTGACGCTGGTCCGTCGGGTAACGCCGCCGGCCCTGTTTACTGTCGTCGCCGGGACGGTCCTGGTGATGGTGGTTTCGCTGTTCCTCCCCCTCGTTAGCCTCATCCAGAACCTTGCCTGA
- a CDS encoding VOC family protein: MNRNPVGWFEIYVQDMPRAQAFYEAVLGCKLEPLPAPEIQMLTFPMTPDLPGSPGALVKMEGVPSGGGGVLIYFSCEDCGVEAGRVEAAGGKLFKPKFDIGEYGFIAIATDTEGNMFGLHSRK; the protein is encoded by the coding sequence ATGAATCGCAACCCGGTCGGATGGTTCGAGATCTACGTGCAGGACATGCCCCGCGCCCAGGCGTTCTACGAGGCGGTGCTGGGCTGCAAGCTGGAGCCGCTGCCGGCGCCGGAGATCCAGATGCTCACCTTCCCGATGACGCCCGACCTGCCGGGCTCGCCCGGCGCGCTGGTCAAGATGGAGGGCGTCCCCTCGGGCGGCGGCGGGGTGCTCATCTACTTCAGCTGCGAGGACTGCGGCGTCGAGGCCGGCCGCGTCGAGGCGGCCGGCGGCAAGTTGTTCAAGCCGAAGTTCGACATCGGCGAGTACGGCTTCATCGCGATCGCCACCGACACCGAGGGCAACATGTTCGGCCTGCACTCGCGGAAGTAG
- a CDS encoding PulJ/GspJ family protein, with protein sequence MTQRTTARRGVSLIEVLVAITIGSVVMAAVATGTATLLRVNQRVQSRANAGPQVEQLARRLRADLRDADQATWDADSGRIELTLADGAAISYTNEGDRCLREQDGRVEPYRLPAAELHCEVDSAAAPDYFEVTVQIDPARRLPVGACLGGAHRLLLEGGSP encoded by the coding sequence ATGACGCAACGCACAACCGCCCGCCGGGGCGTCAGCCTGATCGAGGTGCTGGTGGCCATCACCATCGGATCGGTGGTCATGGCCGCCGTGGCGACCGGAACCGCCACCCTGCTGCGGGTCAACCAGCGCGTGCAGTCGCGGGCGAACGCCGGCCCGCAGGTCGAGCAGCTCGCGCGTCGGCTCCGCGCCGACCTCCGCGACGCGGATCAGGCCACGTGGGACGCCGACTCCGGCCGGATTGAGCTGACGCTCGCCGACGGCGCAGCGATCTCGTACACCAACGAGGGCGACCGGTGCCTGCGTGAGCAGGACGGCCGCGTGGAGCCCTACCGGCTGCCCGCCGCCGAGCTGCACTGCGAGGTCGACTCCGCCGCCGCGCCCGACTACTTCGAGGTGACCGTGCAGATCGACCCCGCACGCCGCCTGCCGGTCGGCGCCTGCCTGGGCGGCGCCCACCGCCTGCTGCTGGAAGGAGGGTCGCCATGA
- a CDS encoding DUF1559 family PulG-like putative transporter, whose translation MTRNNRIGFTLVELLVVIAIIGILIALLLPAVQAAREAARRSECTNNLRQTLMAVHGYESAHEVYPMGVSNPTGPVLNLPQGDHKGWVGRVLPYLGEQVRYRNIDWEVGAYHAKNNPVRQSIIGILLCPSWPGDEAPGSSYAGVHNDVETPIDGDNNGMLFLNSKLGMNDVEDGASYTLLLGEKEFSNVHSLGWISGTPSTLRNLGTKLNDETNSTWRGANRSELMELPPWYEESNSFSAQGRGEFGGEFGFGGDFGAEPDEAEAETDEDEQPSNKDPLFAVGGNPKAPREVGGFSSPHPGIVTFALVDGSVQMFSNDTDLKVMQALANRKDGVMLDSTDF comes from the coding sequence ATGACCAGAAACAACCGCATCGGTTTTACCCTCGTCGAGCTGCTGGTGGTGATCGCCATCATCGGCATCCTGATCGCGCTGCTCCTGCCGGCGGTGCAGGCCGCCCGCGAGGCGGCCCGCCGCTCGGAGTGCACCAACAACCTGCGGCAGACGCTGATGGCGGTGCACGGCTACGAGTCCGCCCACGAGGTCTACCCCATGGGCGTGTCGAACCCCACCGGGCCGGTGCTCAACCTGCCGCAGGGCGACCACAAGGGCTGGGTCGGGCGGGTGCTGCCCTACCTGGGCGAGCAGGTCCGCTACCGCAACATCGACTGGGAAGTCGGCGCCTACCACGCCAAGAACAATCCCGTGCGGCAGAGCATCATCGGCATCCTGCTGTGCCCCTCCTGGCCGGGCGACGAGGCCCCCGGCTCCAGCTACGCCGGCGTCCACAACGACGTCGAGACCCCCATCGACGGCGACAACAACGGCATGCTCTTCCTCAACAGCAAGCTCGGCATGAACGACGTCGAGGACGGCGCCAGCTACACCCTGCTGCTCGGCGAGAAGGAGTTCTCCAACGTGCACTCGCTCGGCTGGATCTCCGGCACGCCGTCCACGCTGCGGAACCTCGGGACCAAACTCAACGACGAAACCAACTCCACCTGGCGCGGCGCCAACCGCAGCGAGCTGATGGAGCTCCCCCCCTGGTACGAAGAGTCGAACTCCTTCAGCGCGCAGGGCCGGGGAGAGTTCGGCGGCGAGTTTGGCTTTGGCGGCGACTTCGGAGCTGAGCCCGACGAAGCGGAAGCAGAGACCGACGAGGACGAACAGCCGTCCAACAAGGACCCGCTGTTCGCGGTCGGAGGCAACCCCAAGGCGCCGCGGGAGGTGGGTGGGTTCTCCAGCCCCCACCCCGGCATCGTGACCTTCGCCCTGGTCGACGGGTCCGTGCAGATGTTCAGCAACGACACCGACCTCAAGGTCATGCAGGCGCTCGCCAACCGCAAGGACGGCGTCATGCTTGACAGCACCGATTTCTAG
- the cysN gene encoding sulfate adenylyltransferase subunit CysN, translated as MSHQSDLIATDIDAYLEQHENKELLRFLTCGSVDDGKSTLIGKLLYESKMIYEDQLAAIEQASATHGTTGGEFDPALLTDGLKAEREQGITIDVAYRYFSTAKRKFIIADCPGHEQYTRNMATGASTCDLAIILVDARPDHGVMTQTKRHSFIVSLLGIKHVLIAVNKMDLVGWSEERFEEIKRDYREFATRLDMPDQHFIPISALKGDNLIERSANTPWYEGSTLMHHLENVHIASDRNLIDFRLPVQYVNRPNLDFRGFCGTIASGRVKKGDEIIALPSKKRTRVKSIVTYDGELQEAFAPLAITLTTEDEVDISRGDMIVRPENVPTVADKFDATLVWMDESAMTPGKEYFIKHGAKVTPGRISTLRYKIDVNTLHRSPTPTLALNEIGRAELQLNAPIALDSYKRNKGTGAFIIIDQVTNVTVGAGMILDRKADEPSDSWDKEAAEGLQARISAVTPDERAARYGQRAVTVLLTGLPASGKTPIANAVERLLFDQGRAVAVIDGQNMRRGLSRDLGFTAEDRSENLRRASEVAKTLNNAGLITIAAFVAPHEAVRQKAAESIGEGRFLVAHCSAPVEWCREQDEQGVYAKADAGEIADFPGVTAEYEAPQNPDVVLPLHESSIEECAAKVVELLEGRGLLG; from the coding sequence ATGAGTCATCAGTCAGACCTGATCGCCACCGACATCGACGCGTACCTCGAGCAGCACGAGAACAAGGAGCTCCTCCGGTTCCTGACCTGCGGCTCCGTGGACGACGGCAAGAGCACGCTCATCGGCAAGCTGCTCTACGAGTCGAAGATGATCTACGAGGACCAGCTCGCCGCGATCGAGCAGGCCAGCGCCACCCACGGCACCACCGGCGGTGAGTTCGACCCCGCGCTGCTGACCGACGGGCTTAAGGCCGAGCGGGAGCAGGGCATCACGATCGACGTGGCGTACCGGTACTTCTCCACCGCCAAACGCAAGTTCATCATCGCTGACTGCCCGGGCCACGAGCAGTACACCCGCAACATGGCCACCGGCGCCAGCACGTGCGACCTGGCGATCATCCTGGTCGACGCGCGGCCCGACCACGGCGTGATGACGCAGACCAAGCGGCACTCGTTCATCGTGTCGCTCCTCGGCATCAAGCACGTGCTGATCGCGGTGAACAAGATGGACCTGGTCGGCTGGTCGGAGGAGCGGTTCGAGGAGATTAAACGCGACTACCGCGAGTTTGCCACCCGCCTGGACATGCCGGACCAGCACTTCATCCCGATCAGCGCGCTCAAGGGTGACAACCTGATCGAACGCAGCGCCAACACGCCGTGGTACGAGGGCTCGACCCTCATGCACCACCTGGAGAACGTGCACATCGCGTCGGACCGGAACCTGATCGACTTCCGGCTGCCAGTGCAGTACGTGAACCGCCCGAATCTCGACTTCCGCGGCTTCTGCGGCACCATCGCGTCGGGCCGCGTGAAGAAGGGCGATGAGATCATCGCGCTGCCCTCCAAGAAGCGGACCCGCGTCAAGTCGATCGTCACCTACGACGGCGAACTCCAGGAGGCGTTCGCGCCGCTGGCCATCACGCTCACCACCGAGGACGAGGTGGACATCAGCCGCGGCGACATGATCGTGCGGCCGGAGAACGTGCCGACCGTGGCCGACAAGTTCGACGCCACGCTGGTCTGGATGGACGAATCCGCCATGACGCCCGGCAAGGAATACTTCATCAAGCACGGCGCCAAGGTCACGCCGGGCCGCATCAGCACGCTCCGCTACAAGATCGACGTCAATACGCTGCACCGCAGCCCCACGCCCACCCTGGCGCTCAACGAGATCGGCCGCGCCGAGCTGCAGCTCAACGCGCCCATCGCGCTGGACAGCTACAAGCGGAACAAGGGCACCGGCGCGTTCATCATCATCGACCAGGTGACCAACGTCACCGTGGGCGCCGGCATGATCCTCGACCGCAAGGCCGACGAGCCCAGCGACTCGTGGGACAAGGAGGCCGCCGAGGGCCTCCAGGCCCGCATCAGCGCCGTCACGCCCGACGAGCGGGCGGCCCGCTACGGCCAGCGGGCGGTGACCGTGCTGCTGACCGGCCTGCCGGCCAGCGGCAAGACGCCCATCGCCAACGCGGTGGAGCGGCTGCTGTTCGACCAGGGCAGGGCGGTTGCGGTGATCGACGGGCAGAACATGCGCCGCGGCCTGAGCCGCGACCTGGGCTTCACCGCCGAGGACCGCAGCGAAAACCTCCGCCGCGCTAGCGAGGTCGCCAAGACGCTCAACAATGCCGGCCTGATCACCATCGCGGCGTTCGTCGCCCCGCACGAGGCGGTCCGTCAGAAGGCGGCCGAGTCGATCGGCGAGGGCCGGTTCCTGGTGGCCCACTGCTCAGCCCCGGTCGAGTGGTGCCGCGAGCAGGACGAGCAGGGCGTGTACGCCAAGGCCGACGCCGGCGAGATCGCCGACTTCCCCGGCGTCACCGCCGAGTACGAGGCCCCCCAAAACCCCGACGTGGTGCTGCCGTTGCACGAATCGTCCATTGAGGAGTGCGCGGCGAAGGTTGTCGAGCTGCTGGAAGGCCGCGGGCTGCTAGGGTAG
- a CDS encoding type II secretion system F family protein codes for MPAPTIDDLITLNQEILAIARARVPVAGELVAAAKQMPAGAAMLAELIANELEKGKTLDQAVAAQQARLPKFYTAVVAAGVNAGRLPAALEGLSEALSRMRSLRWRVLSAFVYPLFVVALAWVLAVVAATYLAPTFDWMELGRSPAINALRVSPTVFWPLVLSVPIALSLLALVNFIGAMRARRSFSTGVWLADRLPGVRAVCRWTAYANFAELLSLLTAHRAPLPEALRMAGDAVDWRPLSDAAGSLATEVEAGKPVESAGPSLRRLPPLVRLALLSSADQPSLAALLAQGADSYHRRALASLNNLGLFLPAAATALVGGSAVAVYALLVLGPYFNSLSDLARP; via the coding sequence TGGCCGCGGCCAAGCAGATGCCCGCCGGCGCCGCGATGCTGGCCGAGCTGATCGCCAACGAGCTGGAAAAGGGTAAGACGCTCGACCAGGCGGTCGCCGCGCAGCAGGCGCGGCTGCCCAAATTCTACACCGCGGTGGTGGCGGCCGGCGTCAACGCGGGCCGCCTGCCGGCGGCCCTCGAGGGGCTGAGCGAGGCGCTCTCGCGCATGCGGAGCCTCCGCTGGCGGGTGCTCAGCGCGTTCGTGTACCCGCTGTTCGTCGTGGCGTTGGCGTGGGTGCTGGCCGTGGTCGCCGCGACCTACCTGGCGCCAACCTTCGACTGGATGGAGCTCGGCCGCTCGCCGGCGATCAATGCGCTGCGGGTCTCGCCGACGGTGTTCTGGCCGCTCGTGCTGAGCGTGCCGATCGCGTTGTCGCTGCTGGCGCTGGTCAACTTCATCGGCGCCATGCGGGCCCGCCGCTCGTTCTCCACCGGCGTCTGGCTGGCCGACCGGCTGCCGGGCGTCCGCGCGGTCTGCCGCTGGACCGCCTACGCCAACTTCGCGGAGCTGCTGTCGCTGCTCACCGCCCACCGCGCTCCGCTGCCCGAAGCCCTCAGGATGGCGGGCGACGCGGTCGACTGGCGCCCGCTCAGTGACGCCGCCGGCAGCCTGGCGACCGAGGTCGAGGCCGGCAAGCCGGTCGAGTCCGCCGGCCCGTCGCTCCGCCGCCTCCCGCCGTTGGTGCGGCTCGCACTGCTGTCGAGCGCGGACCAGCCGTCGCTCGCCGCGTTGCTGGCCCAGGGCGCCGACAGCTACCACCGCCGCGCGCTGGCGTCGCTCAACAACCTTGGGCTGTTCCTGCCGGCGGCGGCCACGGCGCTGGTTGGCGGCTCGGCGGTAGCGGTCTATGCGCTTTTGGTGCTCGGCCCCTACTTCAACTCACTAAGCGACCTGGCGCGTCCCTAA
- a CDS encoding type II secretion system F family protein gives MSSPVELALMLLLIVGAPLLGVLIRAALRLVYGARGPADGDDLHAGLTILAWALIVLGAVMISFASLMFGVVITAIFCGALLEYVLARRRLQRQTAWAMLNQATRRGHSVAELVSLQKSRFSGVVRNDLEGFAWQVANGESLPMSVAIWRRAFPREAQGYAAIGKQDGTLPVEPDDASQRPMDSTPGGTDTLAYLAWVGVTGVLLVTAMMIWIVPAFRQIFLDFSMDLPRVTQTFLDVTAVFKGSGLAALFVIVLSLGALAALVLFFCYLADVPVLQGLTDRLMFARHRGQLLRLLAIAAERGQPFAKTLQNLAMGHPQFPVGCAQRPLQKSMRAAASGVDWKDALARVGLLKWHELPLLAAAEKSNNLPWALRALSERIVNRSHARWEAVRGVATVGATIVVGLLVMWFCVAMFAPLVKLISNLA, from the coding sequence ATGAGCTCACCCGTTGAACTCGCACTGATGCTGCTGCTGATCGTCGGCGCGCCGCTGCTGGGCGTGCTGATCCGGGCGGCGCTGCGCCTGGTCTACGGCGCCCGGGGACCGGCCGACGGGGATGACCTGCACGCCGGCCTGACGATCCTGGCGTGGGCGCTCATCGTGCTCGGCGCGGTGATGATCTCGTTCGCGAGCCTGATGTTCGGCGTGGTGATCACCGCCATCTTCTGCGGCGCGTTGCTGGAGTACGTGCTCGCCCGCCGCCGGCTGCAGCGTCAGACCGCCTGGGCAATGCTGAACCAGGCGACCCGACGCGGGCACAGCGTGGCGGAGCTGGTGTCGCTGCAGAAGAGCCGCTTCAGCGGCGTTGTCCGGAACGACCTCGAAGGCTTCGCCTGGCAGGTCGCCAACGGCGAGTCGCTGCCGATGTCTGTGGCGATCTGGCGAAGGGCGTTCCCGCGCGAGGCGCAGGGCTACGCCGCCATCGGCAAGCAGGACGGGACGCTGCCGGTCGAGCCGGACGACGCTTCGCAGCGGCCGATGGACTCGACGCCGGGCGGGACCGACACCCTCGCGTACCTGGCGTGGGTTGGGGTCACCGGCGTGCTGCTGGTGACCGCCATGATGATCTGGATCGTCCCTGCTTTCCGGCAGATCTTTCTTGACTTCTCCATGGACCTCCCGCGCGTCACCCAGACTTTCCTGGATGTGACCGCCGTCTTCAAAGGCAGCGGCCTGGCGGCGTTGTTCGTCATCGTGCTGTCGCTGGGCGCGCTCGCGGCGCTCGTGCTCTTCTTCTGCTACCTTGCGGACGTCCCCGTGCTGCAGGGGCTTACCGATCGGCTGATGTTCGCCCGCCATCGCGGGCAGCTGCTGCGGCTGCTGGCGATCGCCGCCGAGCGCGGCCAGCCGTTCGCCAAGACCCTGCAGAACCTCGCGATGGGGCACCCCCAGTTCCCCGTGGGCTGCGCGCAGCGGCCGCTGCAGAAGTCGATGCGGGCGGCGGCCAGCGGCGTGGACTGGAAAGACGCGCTGGCCCGGGTCGGCCTGCTGAAATGGCACGAGCTGCCCCTGCTGGCCGCGGCCGAGAAGTCGAACAACCTCCCGTGGGCGCTGAGGGCGCTCTCCGAGCGGATCGTCAACCGGTCGCACGCGCGATGGGAGGCGGTGCGCGGCGTCGCCACGGTTGGGGCGACCATCGTGGTCGGCCTGCTTGTGATGTGGTTCTGCGTCGCGATGTTCGCGCCGCTGGTGAAGCTGATCTCTAACCTCGCCTAG
- a CDS encoding ion transporter, whose protein sequence is MTEPKDTAERRLLPPGPAEWQRRWYEVIFESDTPAGKAFDVALLVAIVVSILVVMLESVEPLAAKYGRAFDIIEWVITLLFTLEFLARMACVAQPTRYVFSFFGVVDLVSLLPTYLSLFVVGADSLLVIRTLRLLRVFRVLKLARHVSESRTLLAALRQTWPKITVFLLVIFCAILISGTVMYLIERDQDSGFENIPISVYWAIVTMTTVGYGDIAPRTDAGRFVAALIMLFGYAVIIVPTGIFSAEVLTSNRGRRKACGACGADELSPHANFCEHCGERV, encoded by the coding sequence ATGACCGAGCCCAAGGACACCGCCGAACGCCGGCTGCTGCCGCCCGGCCCCGCCGAGTGGCAGCGGCGCTGGTACGAGGTGATCTTCGAGTCGGACACGCCGGCCGGCAAGGCGTTCGACGTGGCGCTGTTGGTCGCGATCGTGGTCAGCATCCTGGTGGTGATGCTCGAGAGCGTCGAGCCGCTGGCCGCCAAGTACGGGCGGGCGTTCGACATCATCGAGTGGGTGATCACGCTGCTGTTCACGCTCGAGTTCCTCGCGCGGATGGCGTGCGTGGCGCAGCCGACGCGGTACGTGTTCAGCTTCTTCGGGGTGGTGGACCTGGTGTCGCTGCTGCCGACCTACCTCAGCCTGTTTGTGGTGGGCGCCGACTCGCTGCTGGTGATCCGCACGCTGCGGCTGCTGCGGGTGTTCCGGGTGCTGAAGCTGGCGCGGCACGTCAGCGAGTCGCGGACGCTGCTCGCCGCGCTGCGGCAGACCTGGCCGAAGATCACGGTGTTCCTGCTGGTGATCTTCTGCGCGATACTGATCTCGGGCACGGTGATGTACCTGATCGAACGCGACCAGGACAGCGGCTTCGAGAACATCCCGATCAGCGTGTACTGGGCGATCGTCACGATGACCACCGTCGGCTACGGCGACATCGCCCCCCGCACCGACGCCGGGCGGTTTGTGGCGGCGCTGATTATGCTGTTCGGGTACGCGGTGATCATCGTGCCCACCGGCATCTTCAGCGCGGAGGTGCTGACCAGCAACCGCGGCCGCCGCAAGGCGTGCGGCGCCTGCGGCGCGGACGAGCTGTCACCCCACGCCAACTTCTGCGAGCACTGCGGCGAGCGGGTGTAG